The Polyangium mundeleinium genome contains the following window.
CCACGTTCGTGTCGCCCTTCGCCTTGCGGGCGTCGAGCACCGCGTTGATGTGCTGCTTGGCCTTCGTCAAATGCATCGCGCCGGCGGGATACGAGTCCGAGAGCATGGAGCCGACGGCGCAGAGCAGGTACGCGTTCGGGTAATGCCCGCGCACTTTGTCCAGGAACCCGGAGAGCGCGTCGATGTACGCCTGCGCGGGGTCACCCTTGGCAAAATCGTTCGTCCCGAGGTTCACGACGACGACGTCCGGGATGTAGGAAAAATCCCAGGTCGAGGCAGGATCATCGGCGAGGGTGCGCTCGAAGCGGATGGGCATCTGGTTCTGCGTCGCGCCGCTGTAATCGCGGTACACGCCGATCCCCGAGTACGAGATCCCCACGTGCGCGGCCCCGAGCTTGCGCGCCGCGATGGCGCCGTACGCCGAATACTCGTCCTCGGTCTCGGGCGAGAACGGGCAGAGCGGACCCGCGCCGGTGTTGCCGTAGCCGCAGGTGATCGAATCACCGACGAGCTCGATCTTGCGGCTCCACGGCTCGGGCGTGGGGACGAGCGCGCCGCCGGGCGCAGGCACGAATCCCTTGAACTGCACGACGCCCACATACGATTCGGTGCGTTTTTCGAGCAAAATCGTGTGCTCGCCGGCGGGCAGGTTCGCCGCGAGCGTGTAGGTGTCCTTGGCGCTGCTCGTCGCGAGGTCGGTAGGCGGCCCGTCGTCGATCACGACGGCGAAATGGTTGTTGCCGGCGTCCGCGAGGCGCACGTCGAGACCCGTGCCCGAGAAGCGCGCGACGATCGTGCTGCCGGGCCAGGCAAAGCGCGGATCCGCCTCGTTCGTGAATCGACCGATGAAATGCACCTCCGCCGTCGGACCGCCGCCGCCCGCGCCGCTCGACGACGAGGAGCCCGTGGAGGACGACATCCCGCTCGATGAAGAGCCGCCGCTCCCCGAGCCCGAGCCCTGCGTCCCTCCCCCGCCCAAAGACGGGCCACACGCGAGGGCAAAGAGTGCGAAGGAGGCAAGGGAGGCAAGCGCGAACGTCTGCATGCGCCCGAGGATCGCTCCCCGGCGCGCCGCTGGCAACAGCGATCACGTCCCCTGCGATATCGAGAGCGGTCCCTGCGATTCGTCGAGCGTTTTCCTCCACCGCGGCAGCTCCACCCGGAACGTGGAGCCCTTGCCCGGCGCGCTCTCCACCCGCACGGTCCCGCCGTGCGTCTCCACGATTTGCCGCACGATCCACAGCCCGAGGCCGAGGCCGCCGAAGGACTGGTTGGTGACGGCGCGCTCGAAGCGCTCGAAGATCTTGCCCTGATCCTCGGGCGCAATGCCGACGCCGTGGTCGCGGACCGTGAGGCG
Protein-coding sequences here:
- a CDS encoding SGNH/GDSL hydrolase family protein encodes the protein MSSSTGSSSSSGAGGGGPTAEVHFIGRFTNEADPRFAWPGSTIVARFSGTGLDVRLADAGNNHFAVVIDDGPPTDLATSSAKDTYTLAANLPAGEHTILLEKRTESYVGVVQFKGFVPAPGGALVPTPEPWSRKIELVGDSITCGYGNTGAGPLCPFSPETEDEYSAYGAIAARKLGAAHVGISYSGIGVYRDYSGATQNQMPIRFERTLADDPASTWDFSYIPDVVVVNLGTNDFAKGDPAQAYIDALSGFLDKVRGHYPNAYLLCAVGSMLSDSYPAGAMHLTKAKQHINAVLDARKAKGDTNVGFVDLGEQNSAADGIGCDYHPSVATHQKMADKLVAAIQSAKGW